The Proteiniborus ethanoligenes genomic interval TTTATCTAACAATACAGGAAAACCGTATCCATTTTGTTCAATAAATTTCTTTACTGTATCCTCAGACTCTCCAAGATTTACAGCTAATACTATAAAGTCATCATCCTTATTTTCTTCGTACAGCTTGTCTAAATCTGGCATTTCTGCTCTACAAGGTGGACACCATGATGCCCAGAAGTTTAATAATACTATTTTCTCTCCTTCATAATCCTTAAGAGATACTGTGTTCCCATTTAAGTCTTCCAATGTAATTTCAGGTGCAGGCTCTCCTATATCTATAAGCTTTTCTACCTTCATAGGAGCATCATTGTTTTCCTTTACTTCTTCTATGATTTTTTCCTGTTCTTCTTCTACAGCCTTCTTTAAGGAATTAAACGTTAAAAATTTCAATCCAAAAGATGCTATTATGCCAATGATAACAACTGCAACTATAATTATTATTATATTTTTAGTATTCATTAAATCCCTCCTAATTAATCCATAATCAATATATACCCCTAAAATAGAGATTATATAATTAAAGTAAAACTTCCTTATTCGTTACAAAAATATATTTGCAATAAGGTATATTTTATTAAAGAACATTAATAAGCCTAAAGCTATTACAATAATGCCTCCTATTTTATTAATATATGGGAGTACTTTTTCAGATTTAGCTAAAAACCTTCCAAATTTACTTATGAGTAAGGCTGTCAAAATAAAAGGAATTGCAAGTCCTATAGAATATGCCAATAATAATAGTACTCCTGTGGTTACTGTTCCTGTACTGCCCGCAAGTATGAGTATGGTTCCTAATACAGCTCCTGCACATGGTGTCCAGCCTGCAGCAAATGCCATCCCAACTAAAACTGAGCTAAACCAGCTAGTT includes:
- a CDS encoding TlpA family protein disulfide reductase, with translation MNTKNIIIIIVAVVIIGIIASFGLKFLTFNSLKKAVEEEQEKIIEEVKENNDAPMKVEKLIDIGEPAPEITLEDLNGNTVSLKDYEGEKIVLLNFWASWCPPCRAEMPDLDKLYEENKDDDFIVLAVNLGESEDTVKKFIEQNGYGFPVLLDKTQEVGITYQTFSIPTSVMVDKEGKIRAYRPGLMTYAEMKEMLDYTRGQ